The Actinopolyspora erythraea genome has a segment encoding these proteins:
- a CDS encoding tautomerase family protein, translating to MPVVTVNWWSGVDGTGRRELVEEVTRTVSRIARCPESAVTVLIQDVERSHWGSGGEVVEDR from the coding sequence ATGCCGGTCGTAACCGTCAACTGGTGGTCCGGAGTGGACGGAACGGGCAGACGTGAGCTGGTCGAGGAGGTGACCCGCACGGTTTCGCGAATAGCCCGGTGTCCCGAATCGGCCGTCACCGTCCTCATCCAGGACGTGGAACGCAGCCACTGGGGGTCGGGCGGCGAGGTGGTCGAGGACCGCTGA
- a CDS encoding acyl carrier protein → MSENISRVADIILDMMVNKYEAPPADVSADSEFESLGFDSLVLVEMAVDLSRELGIDVEDDELNQAGSPSKAAEMLVSKGALV, encoded by the coding sequence ATGAGTGAGAACATTTCCAGGGTAGCCGACATCATCCTCGACATGATGGTGAACAAGTACGAGGCCCCACCCGCGGATGTTTCCGCCGACAGCGAGTTCGAGAGCCTCGGATTCGACTCGCTGGTGCTGGTCGAGATGGCGGTCGACCTCAGCAGGGAGTTGGGGATCGACGTCGAGGACGACGAGCTGAACCAGGCGGGAAGCCCGTCCAAAGCCGCCGAGATGCTGGTGAGCAAGGGCGCGCTCGTCTGA
- a CDS encoding GlcG/HbpS family heme-binding protein, whose amino-acid sequence MNKVVQRSSVSDELAGRIVRAADEAAKQGEQRFAVAVVDESGQLKAFLRQDGAKLNAVQVAQDKAYTAASSKMSTEAWSDKLSTDAVLGAAAPTTIDRLAPMGGGLPIVVDGEVVGAVGVSGAHWTDDVKIAEAGLRALD is encoded by the coding sequence GAACTCGCGGGGCGGATCGTCCGAGCCGCCGACGAGGCCGCCAAGCAGGGCGAACAGCGCTTCGCCGTGGCCGTGGTCGACGAGTCCGGCCAGCTGAAGGCCTTCCTGCGCCAGGACGGAGCCAAGCTCAACGCCGTGCAGGTCGCCCAGGACAAGGCCTACACGGCGGCCTCCTCGAAGATGTCCACCGAAGCCTGGTCGGACAAGCTCTCCACCGACGCCGTGCTGGGGGCGGCGGCCCCCACCACCATCGACCGGCTCGCCCCGATGGGCGGCGGGTTGCCGATCGTCGTGGACGGGGAGGTCGTGGGCGCCGTCGGAGTGTCCGGAGCGCACTGGACCGACGACGTCAAGATCGCCGAGGCCGGGCTGCGGGCCCTCGACTGA
- a CDS encoding NADP-dependent oxidoreductase — protein sequence MHAIAISSFGDPEVLEVVEKPVPRLRPGCVRVKVAAAAINPTDLMLRSGVVAAYLSEVEPPYVPGMDASGTVEEVAENVTDLTVGQRVVAFVNPFTETGGAQAERVVVPRDQVAPIPSSLPTVESAGLPMNGLTADMALRLLDLPHGATLAVTGGPGALGGFTIQLAKYQGLYVVADAKNAEDHELLLELGADEIVERGATPRETTRNYTASFPAGVDAVVDGAVLGEEVLPLVRDGGQLVECRPVDIAEERGIVVHHIMVMNHPDKRTTLAELTQLAAERVLTPRVAEMIKPEDAVEAHHKLAAGGLRGRQLVVF from the coding sequence ATGCACGCCATCGCCATCAGCTCCTTCGGAGACCCGGAGGTGCTCGAGGTCGTCGAGAAACCCGTTCCCCGACTGCGGCCGGGATGCGTACGCGTCAAGGTGGCGGCCGCCGCGATCAACCCCACCGATCTCATGCTCAGGTCGGGCGTGGTCGCCGCCTACCTGAGTGAGGTGGAACCGCCCTACGTGCCGGGAATGGACGCCTCGGGGACGGTGGAGGAGGTCGCCGAGAACGTCACCGACCTCACGGTGGGGCAACGGGTCGTCGCCTTCGTCAACCCGTTCACCGAAACCGGCGGAGCCCAGGCCGAGCGGGTGGTGGTCCCACGCGATCAGGTGGCCCCGATCCCCAGCTCACTGCCCACTGTGGAGAGCGCGGGGCTGCCGATGAACGGCCTCACCGCCGACATGGCGCTGCGGCTGCTCGACCTGCCCCACGGCGCGACCCTCGCGGTGACGGGGGGCCCGGGAGCGCTGGGCGGTTTCACCATCCAGCTCGCCAAGTACCAGGGGCTGTACGTGGTGGCCGACGCCAAGAACGCCGAGGACCACGAGCTCCTGCTGGAGCTCGGAGCCGACGAGATCGTGGAACGGGGTGCCACACCGCGGGAGACGACTCGCAACTACACCGCGAGTTTCCCGGCGGGAGTCGACGCGGTCGTGGACGGTGCGGTCCTGGGAGAGGAGGTGCTCCCACTGGTCCGGGACGGTGGCCAGCTGGTCGAGTGCAGACCGGTGGACATCGCCGAGGAGCGCGGCATCGTCGTGCACCACATCATGGTCATGAACCACCCGGACAAGCGAACCACGCTGGCCGAGCTGACCCAACTGGCGGCCGAGCGGGTCCTGACGCCGCGCGTGGCGGAGATGATCAAACCCGAGGACGCCGTCGAGGCCCACCACAAGCTCGCGGCGGGCGGGCTCCGGGGGCGTCAGCTGGTGGTCTTCTGA
- a CDS encoding FAD-dependent monooxygenase, with protein MNATEHTDVLVVGGGPVGLLLANELGARGVSVIVAEAAENIRQEPRAGTLHARTVQSLTRRGYLRAPDTRSASASAAPFHFAGMPGLAIHAPATEGPPLMNVPQSELERALAELAGELGVDVRRGARATELRREEHAVEVTVRSTRGEHRVRAGYVVGADGARSTVRDRAGIGAATHPPNFAAVLGLVRLDRPGAIPGGWAHGPHGWTLVNPNPSGHSRVIVHDFRKPLPDHRSPVDLEELRERTSSVLGFEVGMSDPAFLTRFSDFCRLVDSFRDGRVLLAGDAAHLHPPLGGQGLNLGLQDALNLGWKLALVISGSAPDSLLDTYHAERHPAARRVVDNTRAQSALMHPGEEFDPLRDLFGELLNLRQANDHVQGLVSGQGVTYEALDSADTRHEGRFLTNVGVRTGQAHTSVAELLTSGAGLLLLTPAAGAELADTARQWKDRVDVRTVELDEEREWSAALVRPDGYLAWTNAAGGTSAESLREHLVHFFGPAGGRENG; from the coding sequence TTGAACGCGACGGAACACACCGACGTCCTCGTCGTCGGAGGCGGACCGGTGGGACTGCTGCTGGCCAACGAACTCGGCGCGCGGGGTGTCTCGGTCATCGTGGCCGAAGCGGCGGAAAACATCAGGCAGGAGCCGCGCGCGGGCACGTTGCACGCCCGCACCGTGCAGTCGCTGACCAGACGTGGCTACCTGCGCGCCCCTGACACGCGCTCCGCCAGCGCCAGTGCGGCACCGTTCCACTTCGCCGGGATGCCCGGTCTGGCCATCCACGCGCCCGCCACCGAGGGGCCACCGCTGATGAACGTGCCCCAGAGCGAACTGGAACGAGCCCTGGCCGAACTCGCCGGGGAACTCGGTGTCGACGTCCGGCGCGGCGCGCGTGCCACCGAACTGCGCCGGGAGGAGCACGCGGTCGAGGTGACGGTTCGGTCCACGCGGGGCGAGCACCGCGTCAGGGCGGGCTACGTCGTCGGCGCCGACGGTGCCCGAAGCACCGTACGTGACCGGGCGGGGATCGGCGCGGCCACTCACCCGCCCAACTTCGCCGCGGTACTGGGACTCGTGCGCCTGGACCGGCCGGGCGCCATCCCGGGCGGATGGGCGCACGGCCCGCACGGGTGGACCCTGGTCAACCCGAACCCCTCCGGCCACAGCCGCGTGATCGTGCACGACTTCCGCAAACCGCTGCCCGACCACCGATCCCCGGTGGACCTGGAAGAGCTGCGCGAGCGAACCTCGAGCGTGCTCGGCTTCGAGGTCGGCATGAGCGACCCGGCGTTCCTCACCAGGTTCAGCGACTTCTGCCGACTGGTCGACTCCTTCCGGGACGGGCGGGTGCTGCTGGCGGGCGACGCGGCCCACCTGCACCCTCCGCTGGGCGGGCAGGGACTCAACCTGGGGCTGCAGGACGCGCTCAACCTGGGCTGGAAACTCGCGCTGGTGATCTCCGGATCAGCTCCCGATTCGCTGCTGGACACCTACCACGCGGAACGCCACCCGGCCGCGCGGCGGGTAGTCGACAACACCAGGGCTCAGTCCGCGCTGATGCATCCGGGCGAGGAGTTCGACCCGCTGCGCGACCTCTTCGGCGAGCTGCTGAACCTGCGGCAGGCCAACGACCACGTGCAGGGACTGGTCAGCGGCCAGGGAGTGACCTACGAAGCGCTGGACAGTGCCGACACGCGGCACGAGGGGAGGTTCCTGACCAATGTCGGAGTGCGCACCGGGCAGGCGCACACCAGCGTGGCGGAACTGCTCACCTCCGGAGCGGGGCTGTTGCTGCTGACCCCGGCCGCCGGAGCGGAACTGGCCGACACCGCCCGCCAGTGGAAGGACCGGGTGGACGTTCGGACGGTGGAGCTCGACGAGGAGCGCGAGTGGAGCGCCGCTCTCGTGCGCCCCGACGGCTACCTGGCGTGGACGAACGCGGCGGGCGGAACCTCGGCGGAGTCGCTGCGCGAGCACCTCGTCCACTTCTTCGGTCCGGCGGGGGGCCGGGAGAACGGCTGA
- a CDS encoding acyl-CoA carboxylase subunit epsilon, whose product MSELRVIRGDPDEYELAALTAVLSSLAAERPDSPGERDRRPARAGWHRGLSTDLVPSRSWRRDRPGR is encoded by the coding sequence ATGTCCGAGTTGCGAGTGATCCGCGGTGATCCGGACGAGTACGAGCTCGCCGCGCTCACGGCCGTGCTGTCGAGCCTGGCGGCGGAACGGCCCGATTCCCCCGGCGAGAGGGATCGGCGGCCGGCCAGGGCCGGTTGGCACCGGGGGCTGTCCACCGATCTGGTGCCCTCCCGTTCCTGGCGGCGTGATCGGCCGGGAAGGTGA
- a CDS encoding beta-ketoacyl-ACP synthase III: protein MSRAAVLTGLGTYLPPRRISNQEMSERFDTSDEWITSRTGINSRYWADVGTSSGDLAVEAATRALKSAGLSPEEADVDSLVLATTTPDHPCPATAPDVAARVGLSDVAAFDIAAVCSGFVYALEVASNAIVSGRADSVLVVGAETYSTILDPEDRTTSVIFGDGAGAVLLRAGDSADLGALLGFDMGADGRQKDLIKIPAGGSRQRSNGVAPEASDSYFTMQGRKVFAAAVQRMTDSSNKLLERIGWPMESVARVVGHQANVRILRAVAEQLGLPAERAVINVDKVGNTSSASIPLALADAVIERNLEVGQRVLLTAFGGGVTWGSAALVWPGVTPV, encoded by the coding sequence ATGAGCAGGGCCGCCGTACTCACCGGGCTGGGGACCTATCTGCCTCCCCGCCGCATCAGCAATCAGGAGATGTCCGAGCGGTTCGACACCTCGGACGAATGGATCACGAGCCGTACCGGGATCAACAGTCGTTACTGGGCGGACGTCGGAACCTCCAGCGGTGACCTGGCGGTGGAAGCGGCCACCAGGGCGTTGAAATCGGCGGGGCTCTCCCCCGAGGAGGCCGATGTGGACAGCCTCGTGCTGGCGACCACCACTCCGGACCACCCCTGTCCGGCCACGGCCCCCGACGTGGCCGCGCGGGTGGGGCTGTCGGACGTCGCGGCCTTCGACATCGCCGCCGTGTGCTCCGGGTTCGTCTACGCCCTGGAGGTGGCCTCCAACGCCATAGTCTCCGGCAGGGCGGACAGCGTGCTGGTCGTCGGTGCCGAGACGTACTCCACCATCCTCGACCCCGAGGACCGCACCACCTCCGTCATCTTCGGGGACGGTGCAGGGGCGGTGCTGCTCCGCGCGGGGGACTCGGCGGACCTCGGTGCGCTGCTGGGGTTCGACATGGGGGCGGACGGCAGACAGAAGGACCTGATAAAGATCCCGGCCGGAGGTTCCCGGCAGCGCTCCAACGGGGTCGCCCCGGAGGCCTCGGACTCCTACTTCACCATGCAGGGCAGGAAGGTGTTCGCCGCTGCCGTGCAGCGGATGACCGATTCCTCCAACAAGCTGCTTGAGCGCATCGGCTGGCCCATGGAGAGCGTGGCGCGGGTGGTGGGGCACCAGGCCAACGTGCGGATCCTGCGCGCGGTCGCCGAGCAGCTCGGCCTCCCCGCCGAACGGGCTGTGATCAATGTGGACAAGGTCGGCAACACCTCCTCCGCCTCCATACCGCTGGCGCTGGCCGACGCCGTGATCGAGCGGAACCTCGAGGTCGGACAACGTGTGCTGCTCACGGCCTTCGGCGGCGGGGTCACGTGGGGTTCGGCCGCTCTCGTCTGGCCCGGTGTCACCCCCGTCTGA
- a CDS encoding FAD-binding oxidoreductase yields the protein MPPVNSASRAERPRTVTPDDGRFLTLTSGMNQRYRADPEVVYLPESAEQVRVAVEESVTASKRLSVRSGGHCFEDFVDRPEIEAVIDLSAMNGVYFDPGHEAFAVEAGARLLDVYERLYLDWGVTLPGGLCYSVGAGGHVAGGGYGLLSRQHGLTVDHLYGVEVVVVDADGRARVVTATREPTDPNRELWWAHTGGGGGNFGIVTRYLFRSVGATGDPRRLLPTPPDEVLLSAVSLPWRELGREGLTALLGNFTAWHAEHSEPRTRETALAGMLMLNHASNGHVGMLTQVDAGVDGAADLLRNYLDRVLDGTGVTPRPMNDAAGEFGPMPELAEPRRLPWLRATRMIGTNTPFLTDPTLRAEHKSAYGRHRVPASRASVLYDHLTARTPNNPNSMLVVMSYGGAINGVGTSETASVQRDSHYKLLYQAFWQHEAEDEDNIAWVRSLYEHTYADSGGVPVPDEFSDGCYVNYPDADLHDERHNRSGKRWHDLYYKDNYPRLQRAKARWDPSDVFRHPQSVRLPGDTDYER from the coding sequence ATGCCCCCAGTCAACAGCGCGTCCCGCGCGGAGCGGCCGAGGACCGTGACTCCCGACGACGGCAGGTTCCTGACGCTCACCAGCGGGATGAACCAGCGCTACCGCGCCGATCCGGAAGTCGTGTACCTGCCGGAATCCGCCGAGCAGGTCCGTGTCGCCGTCGAGGAGAGCGTCACCGCGAGCAAGCGCCTCTCCGTACGCAGTGGAGGGCACTGCTTCGAGGACTTCGTCGACCGCCCGGAGATCGAGGCCGTCATCGATCTCTCCGCCATGAACGGGGTGTACTTCGATCCGGGTCACGAAGCGTTCGCCGTGGAAGCCGGCGCGCGGCTGCTCGACGTCTACGAGAGGCTGTACCTGGACTGGGGAGTGACCCTGCCCGGCGGCCTGTGCTACTCGGTCGGCGCCGGTGGACACGTGGCCGGCGGGGGCTACGGGCTGCTCTCCAGGCAGCACGGGCTCACCGTGGACCACCTGTACGGCGTCGAAGTAGTGGTGGTGGACGCGGACGGCCGGGCACGGGTCGTGACGGCCACCCGCGAACCGACCGATCCCAACCGCGAACTGTGGTGGGCACACACCGGTGGTGGCGGCGGCAACTTCGGGATCGTGACGCGTTACCTGTTCCGCTCGGTCGGCGCGACGGGTGATCCGCGCCGGCTGCTGCCGACCCCGCCCGACGAGGTGCTGCTGAGCGCGGTGTCACTGCCGTGGCGGGAGCTGGGCCGCGAAGGACTGACCGCGCTGCTGGGCAACTTCACCGCCTGGCACGCCGAACACTCGGAACCCCGCACCAGGGAGACCGCCCTGGCCGGGATGCTCATGCTCAACCACGCCAGCAACGGCCACGTCGGAATGCTGACCCAGGTAGACGCCGGGGTGGACGGCGCGGCTGACCTGCTGCGGAACTATCTCGACCGAGTCCTGGACGGAACAGGGGTGACGCCCCGTCCGATGAACGACGCCGCGGGCGAGTTCGGACCCATGCCGGAACTCGCCGAACCGCGCAGACTGCCCTGGCTGCGCGCCACCCGAATGATCGGAACGAACACACCGTTCCTGACCGACCCGACACTGCGTGCCGAGCACAAGTCCGCCTACGGACGGCACCGGGTTCCCGCTTCCCGCGCCTCGGTGCTGTACGACCACCTCACGGCACGAACACCGAACAACCCCAACAGCATGCTGGTGGTGATGTCGTACGGCGGAGCCATCAACGGCGTGGGCACCTCGGAAACCGCCTCGGTACAGCGCGACTCGCACTACAAACTGCTCTACCAGGCCTTCTGGCAGCACGAGGCCGAGGACGAGGACAACATCGCCTGGGTCAGATCGCTGTACGAGCACACCTACGCGGACAGCGGCGGTGTACCGGTACCCGACGAGTTCAGCGACGGCTGCTACGTCAACTATCCGGACGCCGATCTCCACGACGAGCGGCACAACCGCTCCGGCAAGCGGTGGCACGACCTCTACTACAAGGACAACTACCCCCGGTTGCAGCGGGCCAAGGCACGCTGGGACCCGTCCGACGTGTTCCGACACCCCCAGTCGGTACGACTTCCCGGAGACACCGACTATGAGCGCTGA
- a CDS encoding HAD family hydrolase — protein sequence MCSNARAAFFDVDETLTTGVSMFRFLRYYLEAIGNPPEVYRRHRERLREMNEAGAGREETNRAFYGVFEGSDAAEVASIAEEWFAAETAAGGFLNPSTSRALRAHRERGEPVVLVSGSFPAPLEPLRQYVRADHLLCTLPEIEPASGRYTGLLRNVPNQPMIGDAKVAAVESLAAAHGIDLGRSVAYGDHVSDLPLLGLTGEAVVVDRDPDITAHARDRGWSVLPSAPPGPLPAPDRRDGAASPAETSR from the coding sequence ATGTGTTCCAACGCTCGTGCCGCGTTTTTCGACGTGGACGAAACGCTGACGACCGGGGTGAGCATGTTCCGGTTCCTCCGGTACTACCTGGAGGCCATCGGAAACCCGCCCGAGGTCTACCGGCGCCACCGGGAACGTCTGCGGGAGATGAACGAGGCCGGTGCGGGGCGCGAGGAGACCAATCGTGCCTTCTACGGCGTGTTCGAGGGCAGTGACGCGGCGGAGGTCGCCTCGATCGCCGAGGAGTGGTTCGCCGCCGAGACGGCGGCGGGCGGGTTCCTCAACCCGAGCACCTCGCGCGCACTGCGCGCCCACCGCGAACGCGGTGAGCCGGTCGTGCTGGTCTCGGGATCCTTCCCGGCGCCCCTGGAGCCGCTGCGGCAGTACGTGCGAGCCGATCACCTGCTGTGCACCCTCCCCGAGATCGAGCCCGCCTCGGGGCGCTACACCGGGCTGCTGCGAAACGTTCCGAACCAGCCGATGATCGGTGACGCGAAGGTCGCCGCCGTCGAGTCCCTCGCCGCCGCGCACGGGATCGACCTCGGCCGTTCCGTGGCCTACGGGGACCACGTGTCCGACCTCCCGCTGCTGGGGCTCACCGGGGAAGCGGTCGTGGTCGACCGCGATCCGGACATCACCGCTCACGCCCGTGACAGGGGATGGTCCGTACTCCCCTCGGCCCCACCCGGTCCGCTCCCCGCCCCGGACCGCCGTGACGGGGCCGCGTCCCCGGCGGAAACGTCGCGGTGA
- a CDS encoding acyl-CoA carboxylase subunit beta, with amino-acid sequence MSVRLAELELVREAAVAGPDPDATSRQHGRGKLTARERIDLLLDEGSFNEVETLRRHRATGFGLENNSPYTDGVVTGWGTVLGRTVFVYAADFRVFGGALGEAYAQKIHKVMDMAVAAGAPLVSLNDGGGARIQEGVSALAGYGGIFRRSSLASGVIPQISVMLGPCAGGASYAPALTDFVFMVRDTARMFITGPDVVTAVTGREVSHEELGGVDVHSVDSGVCHFAYDDEESCLEEVRYLLSLLPSNNRELPPAVTAEDPPDRPCAGLEEKVPVDGNKPYDMREVIEEVVDHGDYLEVHERWAPNVLCAFARIAGEVVGVVANQPNHLAGVLDVSASEKAARFVQTCDAFNIPLVTLLDVPGFLPGVDQEHGGIIRHGAKLLYAYCNATVPRIQLVVRKAYGGAYIVMDSRSIGCDLSYAWPTNEIAVMGAQGAANVIFRREIAEAEDPEAVRERRVREYESELMHPYHAAERGLVDDVIPPGATRAVLAESLRMLRAKDADLPSRKHGNPPN; translated from the coding sequence GTGTCCGTGCGGCTGGCCGAGCTGGAGCTCGTCAGGGAGGCCGCCGTAGCCGGACCTGATCCGGACGCGACGAGCCGGCAGCACGGCAGGGGCAAGCTGACCGCGCGGGAACGCATCGACCTGTTGCTGGACGAGGGCTCGTTCAACGAGGTCGAGACGTTGCGCAGGCACCGGGCCACCGGCTTCGGCCTCGAGAACAACAGCCCCTACACCGACGGGGTGGTAACGGGGTGGGGGACCGTCCTCGGGCGCACCGTCTTCGTCTACGCCGCGGACTTCCGCGTGTTCGGCGGTGCGCTGGGCGAGGCCTACGCCCAGAAGATACACAAGGTCATGGACATGGCCGTCGCGGCGGGTGCGCCCCTGGTCAGCCTGAACGACGGGGGAGGGGCGAGGATCCAGGAAGGTGTGTCGGCCCTGGCCGGTTACGGCGGCATCTTCCGGCGCAGCAGCCTGGCCTCGGGAGTCATCCCGCAGATCAGCGTGATGCTCGGCCCCTGCGCCGGTGGCGCCTCCTACGCGCCCGCGCTGACCGACTTCGTGTTCATGGTCCGTGACACGGCGCGGATGTTCATCACCGGTCCCGACGTCGTCACGGCGGTCACCGGCAGGGAGGTCTCGCACGAGGAGCTCGGTGGGGTGGACGTGCACTCCGTCGACTCGGGCGTGTGCCACTTCGCCTACGACGACGAGGAGAGCTGCCTGGAGGAGGTCCGTTACCTGCTCTCGCTGCTGCCCTCGAACAACCGGGAGCTTCCCCCGGCCGTGACCGCCGAGGATCCACCGGACCGCCCCTGCGCGGGACTGGAGGAGAAGGTCCCGGTGGACGGCAACAAGCCCTACGACATGCGCGAGGTGATCGAGGAGGTCGTCGACCACGGTGACTACCTCGAAGTGCACGAGCGGTGGGCGCCCAACGTGCTCTGCGCGTTCGCCCGCATCGCGGGCGAGGTGGTCGGCGTGGTCGCGAACCAGCCCAATCACCTCGCGGGCGTGCTCGACGTCTCCGCCTCGGAGAAGGCGGCTCGGTTCGTCCAGACGTGCGATGCGTTCAACATCCCTCTCGTCACGCTGCTCGACGTTCCGGGATTCCTGCCCGGGGTGGACCAGGAGCACGGCGGGATCATCCGGCACGGGGCCAAACTGCTCTACGCCTACTGCAACGCCACGGTGCCCCGCATCCAGCTCGTGGTGCGCAAGGCCTACGGCGGCGCCTACATCGTCATGGACTCGCGTTCCATCGGGTGTGACCTCTCCTATGCCTGGCCGACCAACGAGATCGCGGTCATGGGGGCGCAGGGCGCGGCCAACGTGATCTTCCGGCGCGAGATCGCGGAGGCCGAGGACCCCGAAGCGGTGCGGGAACGCCGGGTCCGGGAGTACGAGAGCGAACTGATGCACCCCTACCACGCCGCGGAGCGCGGTCTCGTCGACGACGTCATCCCACCGGGGGCGACCCGTGCCGTGCTGGCCGAATCGCTGCGGATGCTGCGCGCCAAGGACGCCGACCTGCCCTCCCGCAAGCACGGCAACCCGCCCAACTGA
- a CDS encoding Cmx/CmrA family chloramphenicol efflux MFS transporter, with protein sequence MPIALFVLGLTVFSLGTTEFMIAGLLPELAAGFGVSVPDAGLLISLFAVGVVIGAPTMTMLTARVPKKATLVTLLVVFVLGESLAAAAPSYGVLMVARVLTAISHGAFFGIGAVVAANLVPEEKKARAIAIMFGGLTIATIAGVPLGTFIGQHFGWRATFWAVAVLGLISLVGVSTLIPHQPRGEQPGIRNELSAFANPKVWLALATTMLSQAGLYAAYTYIAPLLINVTEFPKTAVAPLLMLFGVGSFLGTVLGGKFADRGLMTTLTVGLVLLSGMLLLFSVTAHNGAAMIATLALFGVASFLINPALQTRVMNESAGAPTLTSASNISAFNIGNALGPWLAGLGISSGLGYLAPSWIGAALAGAALLTALVGVAADQRQRRAAATSTAAGARSEPAVSSS encoded by the coding sequence ATGCCCATCGCGCTGTTCGTACTCGGGCTGACGGTGTTCAGCCTGGGAACCACCGAATTCATGATCGCCGGACTGCTTCCCGAACTCGCCGCGGGTTTCGGGGTCTCAGTGCCCGACGCGGGACTGCTGATCTCGCTGTTCGCCGTGGGTGTCGTCATCGGAGCACCGACGATGACCATGCTGACCGCGCGTGTCCCCAAGAAGGCCACGCTGGTCACCCTGCTCGTGGTGTTCGTGCTGGGGGAGAGCCTGGCCGCGGCGGCACCGAGCTACGGCGTGCTCATGGTCGCCCGCGTGCTCACCGCGATCTCGCACGGCGCGTTCTTCGGCATCGGGGCCGTGGTGGCGGCCAACCTGGTGCCGGAGGAGAAGAAGGCCCGCGCGATCGCGATCATGTTCGGCGGGCTGACCATCGCCACCATCGCTGGCGTCCCGCTGGGCACCTTCATCGGCCAGCACTTCGGCTGGCGGGCCACCTTCTGGGCCGTGGCCGTGCTCGGCCTGATCAGCCTGGTCGGTGTGAGCACGCTCATCCCCCACCAGCCGAGGGGGGAGCAGCCCGGCATCCGCAACGAACTGTCCGCCTTCGCCAACCCCAAGGTCTGGCTGGCGCTGGCCACCACGATGCTCAGCCAGGCGGGACTGTACGCCGCCTACACCTACATCGCCCCGCTGCTGATCAACGTCACCGAATTCCCGAAGACCGCCGTGGCGCCCCTGCTGATGCTGTTCGGCGTGGGTAGCTTCCTGGGGACCGTCCTCGGCGGCAAGTTCGCCGACCGGGGACTGATGACCACCCTGACCGTGGGGCTGGTGCTGCTGAGCGGCATGCTCCTGCTGTTCAGCGTCACCGCGCACAACGGTGCCGCCATGATCGCCACTCTGGCGCTGTTCGGCGTGGCCAGCTTCCTGATCAACCCGGCCCTGCAGACCAGGGTGATGAACGAGTCGGCCGGAGCTCCGACGCTGACCAGTGCCAGCAACATCTCGGCGTTCAACATCGGCAACGCCCTCGGGCCCTGGCTGGCCGGTCTGGGGATCAGCTCCGGTCTCGGCTATCTCGCACCGAGCTGGATCGGAGCGGCACTGGCCGGTGCGGCACTGCTGACCGCGTTGGTGGGGGTCGCCGCCGATCAGCGGCAACGCCGGGCGGCGGCGACTTCCACCGCTGCCGGGGCCAGGTCGGAACCCGCGGTCTCGTCGAGCTGA
- a CDS encoding DsbA family oxidoreductase: protein MSAETGTPADAPGATSPLTVTVWSDPGCPWATLALETLRRRAGERVTIEHRAFPLELFNSRPTPRGIVDEEIAAVSEFLPGLGWRRWHGADSAYPVSTLPAMEAVRAVASSQGPAAADELDAALRDAFYRRSECITITPVILETARRCPTVDAESLAEELRDGTHRKAVHEDWETARSGTVRGSPHLFTPDGRSVHNPGVRWEPRGASGRPPVLRGYDETWVERFLVPAPRPEPTTT from the coding sequence ATGAGCGCTGAAACCGGCACGCCCGCCGACGCACCGGGCGCAACCTCGCCCCTGACCGTGACGGTGTGGTCCGATCCGGGCTGCCCGTGGGCGACCCTGGCGCTGGAGACCCTGCGCCGCCGGGCGGGAGAGCGGGTGACGATCGAGCACCGCGCGTTCCCCCTGGAGCTGTTCAACTCCAGGCCCACCCCGCGCGGGATCGTCGACGAGGAGATCGCCGCCGTCTCGGAGTTCCTGCCGGGGCTCGGATGGCGGCGCTGGCACGGGGCGGACTCCGCCTATCCCGTCTCGACGCTGCCCGCCATGGAGGCGGTACGCGCCGTCGCCTCGTCGCAGGGCCCTGCGGCGGCCGACGAACTGGACGCCGCGCTGCGCGACGCGTTCTACCGTCGCAGCGAGTGCATCACGATCACACCGGTGATCCTGGAGACCGCGCGACGGTGCCCCACCGTGGACGCCGAATCGCTCGCCGAGGAGCTGCGCGACGGCACCCACCGGAAGGCCGTTCACGAGGACTGGGAAACGGCACGCTCCGGCACCGTCCGCGGCAGTCCGCACCTGTTCACCCCGGACGGGAGGTCGGTGCACAACCCCGGGGTGCGCTGGGAACCGCGCGGCGCTTCGGGCCGGCCGCCGGTACTGCGCGGCTACGACGAGACCTGGGTCGAGAGGTTCCTCGTGCCCGCTCCGCGCCCCGAACCGACGACTACCTGA